The following proteins come from a genomic window of Diorhabda sublineata isolate icDioSubl1.1 chromosome 7, icDioSubl1.1, whole genome shotgun sequence:
- the LOC130446189 gene encoding nose resistant to fluoxetine protein 6-like isoform X1 — protein MNKFMRISLFLCIFQSGICKSSIHKLVTNINDITDVLSFECQLALKIFVDRLNQTDIKDDEMWALQMLDASSKVPVGLLSYNFGEMGDFKQCIEIVSTKDNIGGKYCLGQVIVNSSGIDNQSVYVQNHRYIKSLLSKVSGGIHMIGNPTWALCLPSNCSDLDAIAIMNSSRGLGISISSVSCQTIEDVYPPLDRDALIGISILCLLISLVIVSTAFDLYFLYVGEGRDRSICAFSVFSNGKKLFSISKRASNLSCLDGIRVISMFWIIILHTHSVYTSGPVFNSKDVVEFANSLVSMVFINGDLACDTFLMVGGTLVTYVFFKTNAMPILNLRVILRHYLHRYVRLTPALAGMVLVSATLLKYFGSGPRWFYIVTSFEGFCKKNWWTTLLYIQNEYNVSQMCVGHSWYLDVDMQLYFFSPLIFFMLMKYPKSGISMVSLATIGSIIYSFVRAYLDEMSGISSTYYSPTPTSVYMNNYYLKTTTRAAPWLMGNILGYILTRRWCEKVKLSKMYSMCFWTMSIGVILLCTFLGHSTLRGPDYRRFENALYIALLRPTFALSVGWVIWACATNHGGIINRFLSLPIFQFLNKFIYSMYLLHVTALYMIVFSSKTSIYFNVFNLTYWFWGIFMYMFGLSIIWALIFESPMIALEKIVFRNIKDN, from the exons ATGAATAAATTCATGAGAATTTCGTTATTTCTCTGCATATTTCAAAGTGGAATTTGTAAAAGTAGCATACATAAATTGGTTAcaaatataaatgatataacAGATGTTTTGTCATTTGAATGTCAACTAGCTTTGAAAATCTTCGTTGATCGTTTGAATCAAACTGACATAAAGGACGATGAGATGTGGGCACTGCAGA TGTTGGACGCTTCTTCTAAAGTACCAGTAGGCCTCCTTTCTTATAATTTTGGAGAAATGGGAGATTTCAAGCAATGTATAGAAATAGTATCGACGAAAGATAATATTGGAGGAAAATATTGTCTTGGTCAAGTAATTGTAAATAGTTCTGGTATTGATAATCAGTCAGTATACGTTCAGAATCAT AGGTACATCAAAAGTTTATTGTCGAAAGTATCCGGGGGTATACATATGATTGGAAATCCCACATGGGCGTTATGTCTGCCAAGTAATTGTTCTGATTTAGATGCGATCGCAATAATGAACAGTTCAAGAGGCTTAGGAATTAGTATATCATCTGTCTCTTGCCAAACAATTGAAGACGTATATCCACCATTGGATAGAGATGCTCTCATTGGAAT atcgattttatgtttattaatatcACTGGTGATTGTCTCCACGGCATTCgacttatattttttatatgtggGTGAAG GTCGGGATAGATCAATTTGTGCATTCTCTGTATTCTCCAATGGTAAGAAATTGTTCTCAATTTCGAAGCGAGCCTCTAATTTGTCCTGTCTTGATGGAATCAGAGTGATCAGTATGTTTTGGATAATTATTTTACACACGCACTCAGTTTATACTTCAGGACCAGTTTTCAATTCTAAAGATGTAGTTGAG TTTGCTAATTCGCTGGTGAGCATGGTTTTCATCAATGGAGACTTAGCTTGTGACACTTTTTTAATGGTCGGGGGCACCCTAGTTACGTATGTGTTCTTTAAAACGAACGCGATGCCTATCTTGAACCTAAGGGTTATACTCAGACATTACCTTCATCGATACGTCCG GTTAACCCCAGCTCTTGCCGGTATGGTTTTGGTTTCTGCTactctattgaaatattttggatcTGGTCCAAGATGGTTTTACATCGTAACGTCCTTTGAGGGTTTTTGTAAGAAAAACTGGTGGACTACGCTTCTATATATCCAGAACGAGTACAATGTTTCACAAATG TGTGTTGGACATTCTTGGTACCTGGACGTAGATATGCAGCTATACTTCTTTTCaccattgatattttttatgttgatgaaaTATCCCAAATCCGGAATTTCTATGGTATCACTGGCTACAATAGGATCTATTATTTATTCCTTTGTAAGGGCGTACTTAGACGAGATGTCTGGAATATCGTCCACGTACTATTCTCC GACTCCGACTTCTGtctatatgaataattattatttaaaaacaacaacaagAGCTGCTCCATGGTTAATGGGTAATATTTTGGGTTATATTCTAACGAGAAGGTGGTGTGAGAAAGTGAAACTGTCTAAG ATGTATTCAATGTGTTTCTGGACCATGAGTATAGGAGTAATACTTTTATGTACCTTTTTGGGACATAGTACACTGAGAGGACCTGATTATCGTAGATTTGAGAACGCTTTGTATATTGCCCTTTTAAGACCAACATTTGCTTTATCCGTAGGATGGGTGATATGGGCATGTGCTACAAACCATGGAG gAATCATAAATCGGTTTTTATCATTGCCAATATTCCAGTTCTTGAACAAATTCATATACAGCATGTATCTACTACACGTAACAGCTTTGTATATGATAGTTTTCTCTAGTAAAACTTCAATCTACTTCAATGTATTTAATTTG actTATTGGTTCTGGGGGATATTCATGTACATGTTTGGACTGTCCATCATTTGGGCACTCATATTCGAGAGCCCCATGATAGCTTtagaaaaaatcgtttttcgaaatataaaagataattag
- the LOC130446189 gene encoding nose resistant to fluoxetine protein 6-like isoform X2 — MNKFMRISLFLCIFQSGICKSSIHKLVTNINDITDVLSFECQLALKIFVDRLNQTDIKDDEMWALQMLDASSKVPVGLLSYNFGEMGDFKQCIEIVSTKDNIGGKYCLGQVIVNSSGIDNQSVYVQNHRYIKSLLSKVSGGIHMIGNPTWALCLPSNCSDLDAIAIMNSSRGLGISISSVSCQTIEDVYPPLDRDALIGISILCLLISLVIVSTAFDLYFLYVGEGRDRSICAFSVFSNGKKLFSISKRASNLSCLDGIRVISMFWIIILHTHSVYTSGPVFNSKDVVEFANSLVSMVFINGDLACDTFLMVGGTLVTYVFFKTNAMPILNLRVILRHYLHRYVRLTPALAGMVLVSATLLKYFGSGPRWFYIVTSFEGFCKKNWWTTLLYIQNEYNVSQMMYSMCFWTMSIGVILLCTFLGHSTLRGPDYRRFENALYIALLRPTFALSVGWVIWACATNHGGIINRFLSLPIFQFLNKFIYSMYLLHVTALYMIVFSSKTSIYFNVFNLTYWFWGIFMYMFGLSIIWALIFESPMIALEKIVFRNIKDN, encoded by the exons ATGAATAAATTCATGAGAATTTCGTTATTTCTCTGCATATTTCAAAGTGGAATTTGTAAAAGTAGCATACATAAATTGGTTAcaaatataaatgatataacAGATGTTTTGTCATTTGAATGTCAACTAGCTTTGAAAATCTTCGTTGATCGTTTGAATCAAACTGACATAAAGGACGATGAGATGTGGGCACTGCAGA TGTTGGACGCTTCTTCTAAAGTACCAGTAGGCCTCCTTTCTTATAATTTTGGAGAAATGGGAGATTTCAAGCAATGTATAGAAATAGTATCGACGAAAGATAATATTGGAGGAAAATATTGTCTTGGTCAAGTAATTGTAAATAGTTCTGGTATTGATAATCAGTCAGTATACGTTCAGAATCAT AGGTACATCAAAAGTTTATTGTCGAAAGTATCCGGGGGTATACATATGATTGGAAATCCCACATGGGCGTTATGTCTGCCAAGTAATTGTTCTGATTTAGATGCGATCGCAATAATGAACAGTTCAAGAGGCTTAGGAATTAGTATATCATCTGTCTCTTGCCAAACAATTGAAGACGTATATCCACCATTGGATAGAGATGCTCTCATTGGAAT atcgattttatgtttattaatatcACTGGTGATTGTCTCCACGGCATTCgacttatattttttatatgtggGTGAAG GTCGGGATAGATCAATTTGTGCATTCTCTGTATTCTCCAATGGTAAGAAATTGTTCTCAATTTCGAAGCGAGCCTCTAATTTGTCCTGTCTTGATGGAATCAGAGTGATCAGTATGTTTTGGATAATTATTTTACACACGCACTCAGTTTATACTTCAGGACCAGTTTTCAATTCTAAAGATGTAGTTGAG TTTGCTAATTCGCTGGTGAGCATGGTTTTCATCAATGGAGACTTAGCTTGTGACACTTTTTTAATGGTCGGGGGCACCCTAGTTACGTATGTGTTCTTTAAAACGAACGCGATGCCTATCTTGAACCTAAGGGTTATACTCAGACATTACCTTCATCGATACGTCCG GTTAACCCCAGCTCTTGCCGGTATGGTTTTGGTTTCTGCTactctattgaaatattttggatcTGGTCCAAGATGGTTTTACATCGTAACGTCCTTTGAGGGTTTTTGTAAGAAAAACTGGTGGACTACGCTTCTATATATCCAGAACGAGTACAATGTTTCACAAATG ATGTATTCAATGTGTTTCTGGACCATGAGTATAGGAGTAATACTTTTATGTACCTTTTTGGGACATAGTACACTGAGAGGACCTGATTATCGTAGATTTGAGAACGCTTTGTATATTGCCCTTTTAAGACCAACATTTGCTTTATCCGTAGGATGGGTGATATGGGCATGTGCTACAAACCATGGAG gAATCATAAATCGGTTTTTATCATTGCCAATATTCCAGTTCTTGAACAAATTCATATACAGCATGTATCTACTACACGTAACAGCTTTGTATATGATAGTTTTCTCTAGTAAAACTTCAATCTACTTCAATGTATTTAATTTG actTATTGGTTCTGGGGGATATTCATGTACATGTTTGGACTGTCCATCATTTGGGCACTCATATTCGAGAGCCCCATGATAGCTTtagaaaaaatcgtttttcgaaatataaaagataattag